Within Pseudomonas brassicacearum, the genomic segment TCGACGCCATGATCCCGTTGTGCCAGAAGCATGCATCGCTGCACGCGGTGATGCTCGGCGACGGCCCTGAACGCCAGGCGCTGCTCAAGCGCATCAACGATGCCGGGTTGCCCACGCGCATCGAATTGCCGGGCTACCAGACCGACATGAACGCCTGGTGGAGCCGCCTCGACGCCCTGGTGATCAGCTCACGCACCGAAGGCACCCCGATGATTCTGCTCGAAGCCATGCAGGCCGGCGTGCCGGTGGTGGCGTTCGGCGTCGGCGGCATTCCCGACGTGCTGCAGGACCGTCACAACGGCCTGCTTGCAGCACCGGCCGACAGCGCGGAACTGGCGGCGCAGATCGAAACGCTGTTCAGCGAACCGCCCCTGGCGCGGATCCTGGCCGACAACGCACGCCGCACCCAACAGGACCGCTACGACTTGCGCACGCTGGCCGAACGCTGGTCGCAGCTTTACATCCGCACGGCACGGGAGGCTCGCTCATGATTGTCCCACTCTCGATCGTCAGCCTGCTGGGCCTGGTCTGCCTGGCGCTGCTGGCCAGCCCCTATCCGTTCCTGGCGCCGGGCGCAGTGCTCGGCCTGGTCGGCGTCGCCGTGCTGTACCGCAAGCCCGGTTGGGGTTTGCTGGGCATTGCCGCACTGGTGCCGTTCGAAGGCCTGTTCAAGGACAACGCCTTTTCCGGCAGCAAGTTCTTTGGCCTGGCGCTGATCATGATCCTGATGTTGCAACTGGCGGTGCACCAGATTCCCGGGACACGCCTGCGCAGCAATATCTGGCGGCCGCTGATCGGCTTCATGGTGCTCTATGGCCTGAGCCTGCTGTTGTCGGAAAACATGGGCCTGTCCACAACCCATTTTCGCGAACTGGCGGTTGGGCTGATCCTGTTCGTGATCACCTTGCTGATCGGTCGTGAATTGAACCTGGACATGTTCTGTCGCCTGGTGACCTTGAGCGTCACCACCACCTGCGTGCTGGCGATGTTCTCGGCCAAGTACCAGGATCAGGGCCGCGCCTCCGGCCTGCTGGAAGACCCGAACACCTTCGCCCTGCTGATCGCCTTCACCGTGCCGCTGGCGTTGCTGCTGGTAGTGCGTGGCCCGAGCTTGCTGCACCGGTTGTTCTGGGGCGGCTGTTTCATCCTGCTGCTGGGCGGCATGACCAAGACCGAATCGCGCTCGGGGCTGGTGGTGTTGATGCTCAGCCTGATGATCGGGCTGTATCACTATCGCGCGCAGTTGCCGCGCATCCGTCCACGGCACTTGGGCTTCGCCATGCTTGGGCTGGCATTGCTGATTCCCCTGGCAATCGCGGTGATGCCGGCCGGCTACGTGGCACGCATCCAGTCGTTGAGCATCCTCAGTGCCGGCGCCAGCGCCCACCAGGACGAATCCCTGGGCCGCCGCGCCTCGTACATCGTCGTCGGCAGCCAGATGATCCGCGAGAACCCGATACTCGGCTCAGGCCCCGGGACCTTTCCCCTGCACTACGCGCCTACCGGCTATGCCAAGGCGTTCTCGGCCAACCGCAAGCTGGGGGACCTGTATCGCCGGGCCCATAACACCTACCTGGAAATCTTCAGCGAAATCGGCATCCCGGGCGGGCTGATGTTCGTCGCCATGATCGGTCTTGGCCTGTACAACCTGCTGCGCGCGCGCCAGCTCTGGCTGCAACGCCGGGACTGGGCGCAGGCGGACCTGCTGACGCACCTGGGCATGAGTTTTCTCTCGCTGGCGTTGTTCCTGATGTTCCTCAGTGCGCCGAACCACAAATTGCTGTGGATCATGCTCGCCCTCACCAGTGTGTTGCGCTACGACGCCGAGCAGGCCGCGCCACAGGAGGCTCGTCCATGAGCTGCGTCAGCATTGTGATCCCGATGTACAACGAGGCCCGGCACATCGGCCGTACGCTGCAAGCGGCGCAACAAGCCGCCCGCCAGGCAGGCCTGGCCTGTGAATTGATCGTGGTGGACAACGGCTCCGACGACCACGGCCCGCGCATCGCCAACGAGCTGGGGGCACGGGTGTTGATCGTGCCAGGCGTGCACATCGGCGCCCTGCGCAACCGCGGTGCGGCCGCCGCCCGGGGTGACTGGCTGGCGTTCATCGACGCCGACATCGAAATGCCGGCCGACTGGCTCAAGCTGTTGCTGGAACTCGAAGGCCAACAGGGCGACGTACTCGGCCTGGACCTCGATACGCCCCGGCAGGCGCCGTGGTTCGCCGAAGCCTGGCAGCGCCGCAGCCAGCGCCCGGGGTCACGTCTCCTGCATCGGGTGCAGTGGCTGCCCAGTGCCAATCTGTTGATGCGTCGCAGCTGGTTCGAACGGGTCGGCGGCTTCGACGAAACCCTGCGCACCGGCGAAGACAAGGACTTCTCCTTGCGCCTGCGCCAGGCCGACGCGCACTTGCTGCTGGTCAACGAAAGCGTTGCCCTGCACTGGGGCTACGAAGGCAGTTGGCGCGAGTGGATGAGCAAGGAATTGTGGCGCCAGGGCAGTCATCTGCAATTGCTCCGCAGCCATGGCCCGAGCCTGCGCCTGCTGCGCTTTCCGGCGCTGTCCGTTGGCGCCTGGGGCTTGGACCTGCTGGCAGTGTTGGCGTTGCTCCAGGGGCAATTGCACCTGGCGCTGACGCTATTGCTGGTCACCGCCCTGCCGCCCTTGTTCCTGAGCCTTCGCCAGAGCCGACGCGACCCGCGCCTGACTTTGCAATTGTGGGCCTTGCACTGGGTGCGCCTGCACCTGACCGGTGCCGCACTGCTGCTCAACCTGTGTCATTGGAATGCCAGGAGACCTGCCCGTGGCTGAATTCATTTACTGGTCGTGCCTGTTGCTGCCGGTGTACGCCTACCTCGGTTACCCCTTGATGCTGAGCCTGCTGGCGCCGCTGTTTCCGCGGCGCCGCTACGGCAAGGCGTTTCCGATGGACGTGAGCATCGTCATTGCCGCCCACAACGAGGCGCGGCACATCGAGGAAAAGTTGCGCTGCTTGCTGGCCCAGGATTATCGGGCCCATTCACTGCAAATCATCCTCGCCAGCGACGGCTCCACCGACGACACGGTGGCCTGCGCACGCAAGGTGATCGACCCGCGCATCACCGTGCTCGACCTGCCGCGCCAGGGCAAGGCCGCCGCCCTCAATACCGGTGTCGCCCACAGCAGCGGCGAAATCCTGGTATTTACCGACGCCGACAACCAATGGGCCGCCGATACCCTCGGCCATCTGCTGGCGCCCCTGGGCGATCCGGAAGTCGGCGCCTGTGCCGGGCACATGGAAATCCCGGTGCCGGGCAAGGGCCTGAGCCTGGGCGACAGCCTGTATCGCCATTACGAAGGCTGGTTGCGTCGGGTGGAGAGCCGCACCGGTTGCATGGTCTCGGCCGACGGCGCGCTGTTGGCCCTGCGCCGGGAGCTGTTCCAACCTATTCCGGCCCAGGTCAACGATGACTTTTTCCTCAGCACCTGCGCGCCGGTCGCCGGCAAGTCCATCGTCTATGCACCCATGGCCCGGGTGACCGACCAGGGCGTGGACGAAGCCGACAAACAGTTCCGCCGGCGCCAGCGGGTCACCGTCGGCGGGTTGCAGAGCCTGGCTCAGCGTCGGGAATTGCTCAACCCACTGCGTCATGGGCTCTATGCCATCGGGTTGATCAGCCACAAGTTGATCCGCCGCCTGGCGCCGGTGTTGCTGCTGCCGCTCTTGCTGAGCAATGCCTGGCTGTGGAACGACCATCCGTTCTATCGCCTGAGCCTGCTGGCGCAATTGCTCGGTTACGCCATGGCGTTGATCGGGTTGATGGATGCGCGCCACCGCTTGCCCCGGCCCTTTCGCCTGGCCGCATTCGTGCTGGTGACGCTGGCGGGCATGAGCATCGGGCTCTGGCAGTTCCTGCGGGGCCAGCGCTACAGCCAGTGGAACCCCGAGCAGAACCGCTAAGGAGGACGGCCCATGTCAATCAAACAAGTGTTCAAGCGCACCGGCGGCTGGCTGTACCTGAACACGTCCCTGGGCCGCCACCCACTGCGTGGCGCCGGGGTGATCCTGATGCTCCATCGTGTGCTGAACAACGACCGCGCCGCCGAATTGCCCCACCGCAACGAGCTGTGCGTGGGGCCCGAAGCGTTTGAACATTTGCTGATCTGGCTGCAACGGTATTTCGAGTGCGTGCCGCTGATGACCTTGTTGCTGGCCGATCCTGAAAGCGTTCCCAACCGTCCGCGGGTGGCCCTGACCTTCGACGACGGCTGGCGCGACAACGCCATGAACGCCTTTCCATTGCTGCGCCAATACCAGGTGCCGGCAAGTATTTTCCTCTCCACCGATTTCATCGGCAGCCGCCAGCACTTCTGGTGGGAAAGCATCGGCGAAACCCTCTGGGGCAGCCATGGCCAAGTGGCACGGCGCTCATTGATCGAGCACTTGCAGCATGTCGGTCGACCGTTGCCGGTGCTGCTCGATGACGTCGACGACGAGCGCCGCAGCCTGGCGCTGCTGCATTACCTGCAAAGCCTCAAGACGCTCGATCCACTCATGCTGAGCGAGCTCACCGACGCCTGCCCCCAGGGTTCCCAGCCCCAGGCCCTGGACTGGCCCCAGGTGCGCATGCTCGAAGATTCCGGGCTGATTCGCTTCGGCCCTCATGGTGCCAGCCACGCGATCCTGACCGGGCTGGATGACCAGCGCCTGCATGAAGAGCTGACGCGCAGCTGGATCGCCCTGGAAAACGGCTGCGCGCAACCCTTGCCGGTGTATTGCTACCCCAACGGCGATAACGATGAGCGCGTGCGCCAACAGGTCGCGGCCCACGGTTTTGCCTTCGCCCTCGGCACCGAGGCGGGGCTGTATCGCAACGACGGCGACCCCTTGAACGTGC encodes:
- a CDS encoding O-antigen ligase family protein, with translation MIVPLSIVSLLGLVCLALLASPYPFLAPGAVLGLVGVAVLYRKPGWGLLGIAALVPFEGLFKDNAFSGSKFFGLALIMILMLQLAVHQIPGTRLRSNIWRPLIGFMVLYGLSLLLSENMGLSTTHFRELAVGLILFVITLLIGRELNLDMFCRLVTLSVTTTCVLAMFSAKYQDQGRASGLLEDPNTFALLIAFTVPLALLLVVRGPSLLHRLFWGGCFILLLGGMTKTESRSGLVVLMLSLMIGLYHYRAQLPRIRPRHLGFAMLGLALLIPLAIAVMPAGYVARIQSLSILSAGASAHQDESLGRRASYIVVGSQMIRENPILGSGPGTFPLHYAPTGYAKAFSANRKLGDLYRRAHNTYLEIFSEIGIPGGLMFVAMIGLGLYNLLRARQLWLQRRDWAQADLLTHLGMSFLSLALFLMFLSAPNHKLLWIMLALTSVLRYDAEQAAPQEARP
- a CDS encoding glycosyltransferase, yielding MSCVSIVIPMYNEARHIGRTLQAAQQAARQAGLACELIVVDNGSDDHGPRIANELGARVLIVPGVHIGALRNRGAAAARGDWLAFIDADIEMPADWLKLLLELEGQQGDVLGLDLDTPRQAPWFAEAWQRRSQRPGSRLLHRVQWLPSANLLMRRSWFERVGGFDETLRTGEDKDFSLRLRQADAHLLLVNESVALHWGYEGSWREWMSKELWRQGSHLQLLRSHGPSLRLLRFPALSVGAWGLDLLAVLALLQGQLHLALTLLLVTALPPLFLSLRQSRRDPRLTLQLWALHWVRLHLTGAALLLNLCHWNARRPARG
- a CDS encoding glycosyltransferase family 2 protein, encoding MAEFIYWSCLLLPVYAYLGYPLMLSLLAPLFPRRRYGKAFPMDVSIVIAAHNEARHIEEKLRCLLAQDYRAHSLQIILASDGSTDDTVACARKVIDPRITVLDLPRQGKAAALNTGVAHSSGEILVFTDADNQWAADTLGHLLAPLGDPEVGACAGHMEIPVPGKGLSLGDSLYRHYEGWLRRVESRTGCMVSADGALLALRRELFQPIPAQVNDDFFLSTCAPVAGKSIVYAPMARVTDQGVDEADKQFRRRQRVTVGGLQSLAQRRELLNPLRHGLYAIGLISHKLIRRLAPVLLLPLLLSNAWLWNDHPFYRLSLLAQLLGYAMALIGLMDARHRLPRPFRLAAFVLVTLAGMSIGLWQFLRGQRYSQWNPEQNR
- a CDS encoding polysaccharide deacetylase family protein is translated as MSIKQVFKRTGGWLYLNTSLGRHPLRGAGVILMLHRVLNNDRAAELPHRNELCVGPEAFEHLLIWLQRYFECVPLMTLLLADPESVPNRPRVALTFDDGWRDNAMNAFPLLRQYQVPASIFLSTDFIGSRQHFWWESIGETLWGSHGQVARRSLIEHLQHVGRPLPVLLDDVDDERRSLALLHYLQSLKTLDPLMLSELTDACPQGSQPQALDWPQVRMLEDSGLIRFGPHGASHAILTGLDDQRLHEELTRSWIALENGCAQPLPVYCYPNGDNDERVRQQVAAHGFAFALGTEAGLYRNDGDPLNVPRFGVSQHNAHHPELLAWRIRRGARP